One genomic segment of Ipomoea triloba cultivar NCNSP0323 chromosome 9, ASM357664v1 includes these proteins:
- the LOC116030812 gene encoding mitochondrial fission 1 protein A-like — translation MEAKITQLFDSVVTSFFNGAGDQLPWSSADSIRACEREVADAIKDWCDDKVRSESIMRLSWALVHSIKPPDVQRGIAMLEASLTKKNSPPQKREMCYLLAVGYYRSGDYSRSRHLLDQSLQIAPDWSQALSLKKAVEDQITKDGVIGIGITATAVGLLAGIIALARNNY, via the exons ATGGAGGCCAAAATCACCCAATTATTTGATTCCGTCGTCACCTCTTTCTTCAACGGCGCCGGCGATCAACTTCCATGGTCCTCTGCTGATTCTATCCGC GCATGTGAAAGGGAAGTTGCAGATGCTATCAAGGATTGGTGTGATGATAAAGTGAGGAGTGAAAGCATCATGCGCTTGTCTTGGGCTCTTGTCCATTCTATTAAACCACCCGATGTACAGCGCGGCATAGCTATGCTTGAAG CTTCACTGACCAAGAAGAATAGCCCTCCACAGAAGAGAGAAATGTGTTACCTGCTGGCCGTCGGGTATTACAGAAGCGGGGATTATTCAAGAAGCAGGCACCTTCTTGATCAATCTTTGCag ATTGCACCTGATTGGAGTCAGGCCCTCTCTCTTAAGAAAGCCGTAGAAGATCAGATTACAAAAG ATGGTGTGATTGGAATAGGCATCACTGCAACCGCGGTTGGGCTACTGGCTGGGATTATCGCACTCGCTCGAAACAACTACTGA